From Cannabis sativa cultivar Pink pepper isolate KNU-18-1 chromosome 8, ASM2916894v1, whole genome shotgun sequence, a single genomic window includes:
- the LOC115699071 gene encoding uncharacterized protein LOC115699071, with amino-acid sequence MEDPQSIHNISVIWRGKKFTLQMNPSSTLKDLGHEMQKLTHIKTDTMRFIVPQFSNKSSQLLTPFSNEHERLSLQETFVTQGKPIRMMGVSENEVDEVLQGTKENSRIAGFDEEEKRLRQRISNRPQFSQQLPQGPYIFCDFRTLQLPGIELNPPASEALKRMHMLAADPGIVAIMNKHRWRVGIMTEMAPVGYVGISPKCVLGFNKNNGEEISLRLRTDDLKGFRKYGSIKKTLLHELAHMVYSEHDANFFNLNRQLTQEADSLDWTRSRSHTLSGVRHSDHFEEEEEFYDEKGSHFSQKLGGNVSDQLENARMASVAAAYRRMENASTYSLGISEVHEEPDPDDSGLPTRMNVGVEEVNSCSLNEVCSKPYQELDLDDFGFVNKSEPDPDDSGLHNKFEPDPDDSGYQNEFEPDPDDSSYQNKFEPDPDYSGHENKFEPDPDESETSLKHCIVAEPGTFHSKEMNVQGQKNIHEPDPDDLEVKMDNFEHGNVRRPEDNVSLISNDRNIDYIKDDPSESQEDSTMLTEPDPDDNLVQSVEPSIMQIDEPDPDDEELQRIQDPVAALCGRLQKAIKGLRAEIGQSQATIVLQTLFKIISNVIEHPEEIKFRRLRKANPIIQRNIANYKAAIEILVLIGFYEDLVSDEVGKTETYLVLKRNDPGLLWLAKSCLEPNLTS; translated from the exons ATGGAGGACCCTCAGAGCATACACAATATTTCAGTCATATGGAGGGGAAAGAAGTTTACTTTGCAGATGAATCCGAGTTCTACTCTTAAGGATCTTGGCCATGAAATGCAAAAGTTGACACATATTAAAACAGATACTATGAGGTTTATTGTTCCACAGTTCTCGAACAAAAGCTCACAATTGCTAACTCCATTTTCGAATGAGCATGAACGCTTGAGTTTACAGGAAACTTTTGTGACTCAG GGAAAGCCCATTAGAATGATGGGTGTATCTGAAAATGAGGTTGATGAAGTTTTACAAGGAACTAAAGAAAACTCAAGGATAGCTGGATttgatgaagaggaaaagagactGAGACAGCGCATTTCAAATAGGCCACAGTTTTCACAACAACTTCCTCAAGGACCTTATATCTTCTGTGATTTCCGAACACTTCAATTGCCAGGAATAGAG TTGAACCCTCCTGCATCAGAGGCATTAAAAAGAATGCACATGCTTGCTGCAGACCCTGGAATTGTTGCCATCATGAACAAG CATCGTTGGCGTGTGGGGATTATGACTGAAATGGCTCCAGTTGGCTATGTGGGCATAAGTCCAAAATGCGTACTTGGCTTTAACAAG AATAATGGAGAGGAAATATCTTTACGTCTTCGAACTGATGACCTGAAGGGTTTCAGAAAGTATGGGAGTATCAAGAAAACTCTTCTCCATGAACTT GCTCACATGGTGTACTCCGAACATGATGCAAACTTTTTTAATCTAAATAGACAG CTTACCCAAGAAGCTGATAGTTTAGATTGGACAAGATCTAGAAGTCACACCTTGAGTGGAGTGAGGCATTCTGACcattttgaagaagaagaagagtttTATGATGAAAAAGGTAGTCATTTTTCCCAAAAGCTTGGAGGAAATGTTTCGGATCAGTTGGAAAATGCTCGCATGGCTTCAGTGGCTGCTGCTTATCGCCGTATGGAAAATGCTTCCACCTATAGTCTGGGAATATCTGAAGTCCACGAAGAGCCAGATCCTGATGATTCTGGCTTGCCCACTAGAATGAATGTTGGGGTAGAAGAAGTGAATTCTTGTAGTTTGAATGAGGTTTGTTCAAAACCTTATCAAGAGCTTGATCTTGACGATTTTGGCTTTGTGAACAAGTCTGAGCCTGATCCTGATGATTCTGGCCTTCATAACAAGTTTGAACCAGATCCAGATGATTCTGGCTATCAAAACGAGTTTGAGCCAGATCCTGATGACTCTAGCTATCAGAACAAGTTTGAGCCTGATCCTGATTATTCTGGCCATGAGAACAAGTTTGAGCCTGATCCTGATGAATCGGAAACTAGTTTGAAGCATTGTATTGTAGCTGAACCTGGAACATTTCACTCTAAGGAAATGAATGTACAAGGACAGAAGAATATTCATGAACCTGATCCTGATGATTTGGAAGTGAAGATGGATAATTTTGAACATGGAAACGTTAGGAGACCTGAAGATAATGTATCCTTAATTAGTAATGATCGGAACATAGATTATATAAAAGATGATCCAAGTGAGTCTCAGGAAGATAGTACGATGCTCACAGAACCTGATCCTGATGATAATTTGGTGCAATCAGTGGAACCGTCAATAATGCAAATTGACGAACCAGATCCAGACGATGAAGAATTACAAAGAATTCAAGACCCTGTTGCAGCTCTTTGTGGTCGTTTGCAGAAGGCCATTAAGGGTCTGCGGGCTGAGATAGGCCAATCACAGGCTACTATAGTTCTCCAAACTCTATTTAAGATAATAAG CAATGTGATTGAACATCCAGAAGAGATTAAATTCAGGAGACTGCGAAAG GCCAATCCAATAATCCAAAGGAATATT